A region from the Selenomonadales bacterium genome encodes:
- the guaB gene encoding IMP dehydrogenase: MHTEPRFAKEGLTFDDVLLLPRRSDMLPRDADTSTWITRGIKLNIPIVSAGMDTVTEARMAIAIAREGGIGVIHKNMSIEQQASEVDRVKRSEHGVITDPIYLSPEHTIRDALRLMERYHISGVPIVVNGKLVGIITNRDIRFEVDLDGKIDTAMTKENLVTAPVGTTLEQAKAILWKHKIEKLPLVDANFQLRGLITIKDIEKTRQYPNATKDSLGRLRVAAAVGVGLANMERAEALVASRVDVLVVDTAHGHSEGVLQMVRELKSAWPEVALVAGNVATAEATLDLIEAGADGVKVGIGPGSICTTRVVAGVGVPQITAVLDCAGAAAKHGVPIIADGGIKYSGDIVKALAAGADTVMLGNLLAGTEESPGETEIFQGRTYKVYRGMGSLGAMERGSKDRYFQEQANKLVPEGIEGRVPYRGPLADTIFQAVGGIKAGMGYCGCRTVAELKTKTQFVRITGAGLKESHPHTVNITKEAPNYSGN; this comes from the coding sequence TTGCACACCGAACCGAGATTTGCCAAGGAAGGCCTAACCTTTGATGATGTATTGTTGCTCCCCCGCAGGTCAGATATGCTGCCGCGGGACGCAGACACTTCAACTTGGATAACGCGCGGCATTAAGCTTAATATTCCTATTGTGAGCGCAGGAATGGACACCGTCACCGAAGCGCGTATGGCGATAGCTATAGCGCGCGAGGGCGGTATAGGCGTAATTCACAAAAACATGAGCATCGAGCAGCAAGCTTCTGAAGTTGACCGCGTCAAACGGTCTGAGCACGGCGTAATCACCGACCCTATATACCTTTCGCCGGAGCACACGATTCGCGATGCCTTGCGCCTGATGGAACGCTACCATATTTCCGGTGTCCCCATAGTGGTAAACGGGAAACTAGTCGGCATTATCACTAACCGCGACATTAGGTTTGAGGTCGACTTAGACGGCAAAATCGACACAGCCATGACGAAAGAGAATCTAGTCACGGCACCGGTGGGGACCACGCTCGAGCAAGCCAAAGCAATCCTCTGGAAGCATAAGATTGAGAAGCTCCCGCTGGTGGACGCTAACTTTCAGCTGCGCGGCCTGATTACGATTAAAGATATCGAAAAGACACGGCAGTATCCAAACGCCACCAAGGACTCGCTCGGGCGGCTGCGCGTCGCTGCCGCAGTCGGCGTAGGACTAGCCAATATGGAGCGCGCGGAAGCTTTGGTGGCCTCGCGCGTAGACGTCTTGGTCGTAGACACGGCGCACGGACACTCCGAGGGCGTGCTGCAGATGGTGCGCGAGCTAAAATCTGCTTGGCCGGAAGTAGCGCTAGTCGCGGGCAATGTGGCTACCGCCGAAGCTACCCTAGACTTAATCGAGGCCGGGGCAGACGGCGTGAAGGTCGGCATCGGGCCGGGCTCCATATGCACGACCCGCGTGGTAGCCGGCGTCGGCGTACCGCAGATTACGGCGGTGCTCGACTGTGCCGGTGCCGCGGCGAAGCATGGCGTTCCCATTATTGCCGATGGCGGCATTAAGTACTCGGGCGATATAGTAAAAGCTCTCGCCGCCGGTGCGGATACGGTGATGCTCGGGAACCTCCTAGCAGGCACGGAGGAGAGTCCCGGCGAAACAGAGATTTTCCAAGGCAGAACTTACAAAGTTTATCGCGGTATGGGGAGCCTTGGGGCTATGGAAAGGGGTAGCAAGGATCGCTACTTCCAAGAGCAGGCCAACAAGCTGGTGCCGGAGGGCATTGAAGGGCGGGTGCCCTACCGAGGTCCGCTTGCTGATACAATTTTCCAGGCGGTTGGGGGCATAAAAGCCGGTATGGGTT
- a CDS encoding peptidylprolyl isomerase, whose protein sequence is MQKKILLPVLVLLLLSLVLTACQAERPKPVVTIEMAAGGTIKIELDPDAAPNTVNNFIKLVQDGFYNGLVFHRIMPGFMIQGGCPDGNGTGGPGYAIMGEFSANGVRNPLRHERGVISMARSQLFDSAGSQFFIMHAESRHLDGQYAAFGRVISGMEVVDRIVNGPSDQAQNGLALEPREVMKRVTVDTFGVQYEAPVKVRR, encoded by the coding sequence ATGCAGAAGAAGATTTTGCTGCCCGTTCTAGTCCTTTTGCTGCTAAGCCTGGTGTTGACTGCGTGCCAAGCTGAGCGGCCAAAGCCCGTAGTGACGATTGAAATGGCGGCAGGCGGAACAATTAAGATTGAGCTTGACCCAGACGCCGCACCTAATACAGTTAATAACTTCATCAAGCTTGTACAGGATGGGTTTTATAACGGTCTTGTGTTTCACAGGATCATGCCGGGCTTTATGATTCAGGGCGGCTGCCCCGACGGCAACGGAACCGGCGGCCCGGGCTACGCTATTATGGGCGAGTTCTCGGCTAACGGCGTGCGCAATCCGCTTAGGCACGAGCGCGGCGTTATTTCTATGGCCCGCAGTCAGCTCTTTGACTCCGCAGGCTCGCAGTTCTTTATTATGCATGCTGAATCGCGACACTTAGACGGTCAATACGCTGCTTTTGGCCGCGTTATCTCCGGCATGGAAGTAGTAGACCGCATCGTGAATGGCCCGAGCGACCAAGCTCAAAATGGCTTAGCACTTGAGCCACGCGAGGTAATGAAAAGAGTGACGGTAGATACCTTTGGCGTACAATACGAAGCGCCCGTCAAAGTCCGCCGCTAA
- a CDS encoding superoxide dismutase, whose product MKHTLPALPYAYNALEPHYDEATLKLHHGKHHQAYVDGLNKAEDKLQEARVSGDFALIKHWERELAFHGSGHLLHSLFWANMTPNGQGEPQGKLLELINESFGSLDAFKKQFSAAAAAVEGSGWALLVQSTEFGGLRVLTIEKHQDITLIGAIPLLTVDVWEHAYYLKYQNRRAEWIAAWWNIVNWDDVAGRICCC is encoded by the coding sequence GTGAAACACACTTTGCCTGCCCTCCCCTACGCCTATAATGCCCTAGAGCCGCACTATGACGAGGCTACCCTCAAACTCCACCACGGGAAACATCATCAAGCGTATGTCGACGGCCTAAACAAAGCCGAAGACAAACTGCAGGAAGCTCGCGTCAGCGGAGACTTCGCCTTAATCAAGCATTGGGAACGCGAGCTGGCTTTCCACGGCAGCGGACATCTGCTGCACAGCCTCTTTTGGGCCAACATGACTCCAAACGGCCAGGGCGAACCCCAAGGCAAGTTGCTTGAGCTTATCAACGAAAGCTTCGGCAGCCTAGATGCCTTTAAGAAGCAGTTTAGCGCTGCCGCCGCTGCCGTCGAAGGTTCCGGATGGGCCTTGCTCGTGCAATCGACCGAGTTTGGCGGCCTGCGCGTCCTCACGATTGAGAAGCACCAAGACATTACGTTAATCGGGGCTATCCCCCTGCTTACGGTAGACGTGTGGGAGCACGCCTACTACCTTAAGTACCAAAACCGCCGTGCCGAGTGGATTGCCGCCTGGTGGAACATAGTAAACTGGGACGACGTAGCGGGAAGGATTTGCTGCTGTTAG
- a CDS encoding M20 family metallopeptidase yields MHQLKQSLIEAIDNLQVELIGLSHAIHRTPETSLKEHQATKYIAELLTGAGRPVQSGVAGLDTAFVSTTKGQAPRPHLAFLAEYDALPDIGHACGHNVIAAASVGAYLGLCQVVPHLNGAVSLFGTPGEEADGGKIVMLEAGVFDDVDFALMIHPSSGKSLLARGGRAATGVKVHFRGKAAHSSAPSRGINALNAVLSTFQHIDMLRPTFNLQDNVNGIITHGGTAANVIPGEATCEFSLRAATLVELKQLVEKVQLAIDAAAKLTGAVAEVKVGLLYAERYPNQVMSRVFQSNMAELGEEMEWASPVGMYGSSDIGNVSLKLPVIHDYLWIAPPEVNTHHADFTAFSASTRADEVVLKAAKGLAMTAFDILNSATLQGEIKECFARALGSPS; encoded by the coding sequence ATGCATCAGTTAAAACAGTCACTTATCGAAGCTATCGACAATTTACAAGTGGAACTAATCGGACTCTCACACGCTATACACAGAACACCCGAGACTTCGCTCAAGGAGCACCAAGCAACTAAGTACATTGCCGAGTTGTTAACAGGCGCAGGTCGACCAGTCCAAAGTGGCGTAGCCGGCCTTGACACAGCGTTTGTTTCCACTACCAAAGGACAAGCACCGCGCCCGCACCTAGCTTTCCTGGCGGAGTACGACGCCCTGCCCGACATAGGTCATGCCTGCGGGCATAACGTGATTGCGGCGGCTTCTGTCGGTGCATATCTCGGGCTCTGCCAAGTCGTGCCGCACCTTAATGGAGCCGTATCACTCTTTGGGACTCCAGGCGAAGAGGCTGATGGGGGCAAGATAGTAATGCTAGAGGCCGGAGTCTTTGACGACGTCGATTTCGCGTTGATGATCCACCCTTCGTCCGGCAAATCGCTACTCGCCCGCGGCGGGCGGGCTGCAACCGGGGTTAAGGTGCATTTTCGGGGCAAGGCAGCGCACAGCTCTGCGCCTAGCCGCGGCATTAACGCCCTCAATGCCGTACTCAGCACCTTCCAACACATTGATATGCTCCGCCCGACATTCAACCTGCAAGACAACGTCAACGGAATAATTACCCATGGCGGCACCGCCGCAAACGTCATCCCCGGCGAGGCGACCTGTGAGTTTAGCTTGCGTGCAGCCACACTTGTCGAGCTAAAGCAACTCGTAGAAAAGGTGCAGTTGGCCATCGATGCCGCAGCCAAACTGACTGGGGCTGTAGCCGAAGTCAAAGTCGGACTGCTGTATGCAGAACGCTATCCAAACCAGGTGATGTCGCGCGTTTTCCAGAGCAACATGGCAGAGCTCGGAGAAGAGATGGAGTGGGCGTCGCCGGTGGGTATGTACGGGTCATCCGATATCGGCAACGTTTCTCTGAAGCTCCCCGTCATTCACGATTACCTATGGATTGCGCCGCCGGAAGTTAACACGCACCATGCTGACTTTACCGCGTTTTCGGCCTCGACCCGCGCGGATGAGGTAGTCTTAAAGGCAGCTAAGGGCTTGGCGATGACGGCATTTGATATACTAAACAGCGCCACCCTGCAAGGCGAAATCAAGGAGTGTTTCGCACGAGCACTCGGTAGCCCGTCGTGA
- a CDS encoding DMT family transporter, with product MRSKISPLPFLSGLGFATIFGLSFLFAKDAIATIAPLSLLAMRFLLAAGVVSLLHLLGLFPLALRGKNIAPLLLLAVFQPVAYFLFEINGLQFTHTSQAGMMIALIPIVVAIMSRAWLGERITVLQGASILMSVSGVLLIAIKDVARAGPANAMGLALLFLAVCSAAVFNIISRRVSGQFTPFETTFVMMWVGAVSFSLPLLVAQGAQAFAASFSAVLASWQLMMAVVYLGVLSSVVAFFLVNYTLSHLPATQSAIFANVGTLVAVLAGVLVRSEPFHWYSALGVAMIILGVWGANRFGATEGCRRGTADRAQTGVVADDNCVVNRVFRGK from the coding sequence GTGAGATCTAAGATATCCCCCCTGCCGTTTTTGTCGGGGCTAGGCTTTGCCACGATATTTGGCCTCTCGTTCCTGTTTGCCAAAGACGCGATTGCGACCATTGCGCCTCTTTCGCTACTGGCCATGCGCTTTTTGTTGGCTGCAGGAGTGGTGTCGCTGCTTCACTTGCTTGGGCTGTTCCCGCTGGCGTTGCGGGGCAAGAATATCGCTCCTCTTTTGCTGTTGGCAGTTTTTCAACCCGTAGCATACTTTCTGTTTGAAATAAACGGGCTGCAGTTCACTCACACATCGCAGGCCGGCATGATGATTGCTTTGATCCCAATCGTAGTAGCGATTATGAGCAGGGCATGGCTTGGCGAGCGCATCACTGTGCTGCAGGGTGCAAGCATACTGATGTCGGTGTCTGGCGTATTGCTCATTGCTATTAAAGACGTGGCGAGAGCCGGTCCGGCGAATGCCATGGGCTTGGCACTCCTCTTTCTCGCGGTCTGCTCTGCCGCAGTATTTAACATCATTTCGCGGCGCGTTTCGGGTCAGTTCACGCCTTTTGAGACGACTTTTGTCATGATGTGGGTCGGCGCTGTGAGTTTTTCTTTACCCTTGCTCGTGGCTCAAGGAGCGCAGGCATTTGCCGCAAGCTTTTCAGCCGTATTGGCGTCTTGGCAGTTGATGATGGCCGTGGTCTACCTAGGAGTCTTGTCTTCGGTAGTAGCGTTCTTCTTGGTTAACTATACGCTGTCGCATCTCCCTGCCACGCAATCGGCCATCTTCGCTAATGTCGGTACACTTGTGGCTGTTTTGGCCGGAGTGCTCGTGCGTAGCGAGCCGTTTCACTGGTACAGCGCACTCGGCGTCGCCATGATCATCCTTGGTGTGTGGGGGGCAAACCGCTTCGGAGCGACGGA